A region from the Mercenaria mercenaria strain notata chromosome 7, MADL_Memer_1, whole genome shotgun sequence genome encodes:
- the LOC128558706 gene encoding uncharacterized protein LOC128558706, with protein MALFRLRKSWVGQYFYYTKKIRLASAPARRCSCIETVLNSDLEKISSWANQWLVNFNPSKTEVMFFSFRDIAQPSLTFDNTPLNFVDDHKHLGLTISHDCSWHTHIINITSSASKVLSSMRMLKFKVKRSTLNNIYILYLRPLLEYASVVWDSCTQYEKDTIEKLQYEAARIVTGLTRSVSIQNLLTEVGWVSLADRRIMQKLILAYKGNNGLLPDYLIDIFPPTVHNSNNYELRNNTTNFVTLPSRLEIYSKSVIPDSVKLWNNLDSPTHNANTLTSFKSKLKNKFKSPIVPSFYLIGERFYNVVQTRIRNRCSNLNNDLFYNHLRDYPDCSCGHGIEDAEHFFFKCSHYADARRLLFINTRRFHPLSTHKLLHGIDSLTIEENKSLFLEVQTYIKSTHRFSSTAS; from the coding sequence atggccctttttagacttagaaaatcgtgggtaggacaatatttctattatacaaaaaaaatcagattagcgtcagcacccgcaaggcggtgctcttgtatagaaactgttttaaattcagaTCTAGAAAAAATTTCCAGCTGGGCAAATCAATGGCTTGTAAATTTCAATCCttctaaaactgaagtcatgtttTTCTCCTTTAGAGATATAGCTCAACCTTCGTTAACCTTTGATAATACCCCTCTAAACTTCGTTGACGATCACAAACATCTAGGTCTTACAATAAGTCATGATTGCTCTTGGCACACCCATATAATCAATATCACTTCCTCAGCTTCAAAAGTACTCAGCTCgatgagaatgttaaaattcaaagttaaaaggtCTACCCTcaacaacatttatatattgtatctaaGACCTCTACTCGAGTATGCTTCAGTTGTATGGGATAGCTGTACTCAATATGAAAAGGACACTATAGAAaaacttcaatatgaagcagctcgcattgttactggtttgactcgttctgtttccattcaaaatttattaactgaAGTTGGCTGGGTTTCTCTTGCAGACCGTAGAATTATGCAGAAATTAATATTAGCTTATAAAGGAAATAACGGACTGCTTCCAGATTACCTTATAGACATTTTTCCTCCAACAGTTCACAATTCTAACAACTATGAACTTAGAAACAACACCACtaattttgtaacattgcctagtcgtctcgaaatttactcaaaatcagttatacccgattcagtaaaactatggaataaccttgactCCCCGACACACAATGCTAACACACTTACATCTTTTAAGAGCAAATTGAAGAATAAATTTAAATCTCCAATTGTTCCGTCTTTTTATCTAATAGGAGAACGATTCTATAATGTAGTTCAAACTCGTATTAGAAACCGATGCAGcaacttaaacaatgatttattttataaccatttacgagactatcccgattgctcttgtggacatggtattgaagatgcggaacatttcttttttaaatgtagccatTATGCCGATGCTCGTCGATTGTTATTTATCAATACTCGAAGATTTCATCCTCTTAGTACTCACAAATTACTTCACGGAATTGATTCACTTACTATTGAGGAgaacaaatctttgtttttagaagtacaaacttatataaaaagTACACATCGTTTCTCTAGTACTGCCTCCTGA